The Methanococcoides methylutens MM1 genome has a window encoding:
- a CDS encoding Glu/Leu/Phe/Val dehydrogenase, translating to MAEQNPFENARKQLKKCADIMELDEGIHEILRNPMREMHVSLPVRMDDGSMKVFQGFRVQYNDAKGPTKGGIRFHPEETVDTVKALAAWMTWKCAVMDIPLGGGKGGVICNPKEMSAGELERLSRKFISSISMIVGPDKDVPAPDVYTNPQMMAWMMDEFSKFSGKNQAGVITGKPLSIGGSLGRGDATARGGLYAVREAAAEIGLDLKDATVAIQGYGNAGYFAGVLCEELFGCKVVAVSDSRGGVVNMDGLSAQAAQDHKMETGSVVGLAGTEPISNEDLLELDVDVLVPAALEHVITHENADKIKAKIVAELANGPTTPEADEILFKNGVHMIPDFLCNGGGVTVSYFEMVQNFYMYRWSEERVHNRLDAKMTNAYHAVLEASKEYNIEMRTAAYVVAINRVVEAMADRGWL from the coding sequence ATGGCAGAACAGAACCCATTTGAAAATGCAAGAAAGCAGTTAAAGAAGTGCGCAGACATCATGGAGCTCGACGAAGGTATCCACGAGATCCTCAGGAACCCAATGAGGGAGATGCACGTATCCCTTCCTGTCCGCATGGACGATGGAAGCATGAAGGTCTTCCAGGGATTCAGGGTACAGTACAACGATGCAAAGGGTCCAACCAAAGGTGGTATCCGCTTCCACCCAGAAGAGACCGTTGACACAGTCAAGGCACTTGCAGCATGGATGACCTGGAAATGCGCAGTAATGGACATCCCTCTCGGTGGAGGAAAGGGTGGAGTTATCTGCAACCCTAAGGAAATGTCCGCTGGTGAGCTCGAGCGCCTTTCAAGGAAGTTCATTTCAAGCATCTCAATGATCGTAGGTCCTGACAAGGATGTACCTGCACCTGATGTCTACACCAACCCACAGATGATGGCATGGATGATGGACGAGTTCTCCAAGTTCTCCGGTAAGAACCAGGCTGGTGTCATCACCGGTAAGCCACTCAGCATTGGCGGTTCACTTGGTCGTGGCGACGCAACAGCTCGTGGTGGTCTCTACGCTGTCCGTGAAGCAGCAGCAGAGATCGGCCTTGACCTCAAGGACGCAACAGTAGCAATCCAGGGATACGGTAACGCTGGTTACTTCGCTGGTGTACTCTGTGAAGAGCTCTTCGGATGCAAGGTCGTTGCTGTCAGTGACAGCAGGGGCGGTGTCGTGAACATGGATGGTCTCAGCGCACAGGCAGCACAGGACCACAAGATGGAAACCGGTTCAGTTGTCGGCCTCGCAGGAACAGAACCAATCTCCAATGAAGACCTCCTTGAGCTCGATGTCGATGTACTTGTCCCAGCAGCTCTTGAGCACGTCATCACACACGAGAACGCAGACAAGATCAAAGCAAAGATCGTAGCAGAACTTGCAAACGGTCCAACAACACCTGAAGCAGATGAGATCCTCTTCAAGAACGGTGTACACATGATCCCTGACTTCCTCTGTAACGGTGGTGGAGTTACTGTATCATACTTCGAGATGGTCCAGAACTTCTACATGTACCGCTGGAGCGAAGAGCGTGTCCACAACAGACTTGACGCTAAGATGACAAACGCATACCACGCTGTCCTCGAAGCATCCAAGGAATACAACATCGAGATGAGAACCGCTGCATACGTCGTCGCTATCAACCGTGTTGTTGAAGCAATGGCAGACCGCGGATGGCTCTGA
- a CDS encoding NAD(P)-binding domain-containing protein has protein sequence MKIAILGGTGNIGKGFALRWAQKHDVVVGSRSAEKAMEVAAEYTKVLQDRGIDATIEGMDNKSAAEVADIIIVAIRYEQVPSVVELITPVLKDQIVVSVVVPMEKDRCYIKQEGSNNSPVTIDAKDSEYNADYFCYTTPEAGSAAEEIAGLLPEGIELVSAFHNVPAKKLADLDIDLDYDIAVCGNCMHSKNIVFDLVRDIPNMRPLDIGPIETSGMVESLTPLVINIAIRNKMHDVGIRFV, from the coding sequence ATGAAGATCGCAATACTTGGTGGAACTGGTAATATTGGTAAAGGATTTGCTCTTCGCTGGGCTCAGAAACATGATGTAGTAGTGGGCTCCAGAAGTGCGGAAAAGGCCATGGAAGTAGCAGCCGAATATACTAAGGTCCTGCAGGATAGGGGCATTGATGCCACTATTGAGGGTATGGACAACAAGTCAGCAGCAGAAGTTGCAGATATCATTATAGTTGCAATACGCTATGAACAGGTGCCATCAGTTGTTGAACTTATTACCCCGGTATTAAAGGACCAGATCGTGGTTTCTGTGGTAGTTCCTATGGAGAAGGACCGCTGCTATATCAAACAGGAAGGTTCCAATAATTCCCCTGTGACAATTGATGCCAAGGATTCTGAGTACAATGCCGATTATTTCTGTTACACAACTCCTGAAGCAGGTAGTGCAGCCGAGGAGATAGCAGGTCTCCTGCCGGAAGGCATTGAACTTGTGTCTGCTTTCCACAATGTTCCTGCAAAGAAGCTTGCAGACCTTGATATCGATCTTGACTATGATATCGCTGTCTGTGGAAACTGCATGCATTCCAAGAACATAGTCTTTGATCTTGTAAGGGATATTCCTAACATGCGTCCTCTTGACATTGGTCCTATCGAGACCTCCGGAATGGTAGAGTCACTGACACCTCTTGTGATCAACATTGCCATACGTAATAAGATGCATGATGTAGGAATTCGCTTTGTTTAA
- the glnA gene encoding type I glutamate--ammonia ligase → MNINTKEDVLKAIEANNVKFIRLQFTDIQGVVKDVEIPVTQVEKALGSGISFDGSSVEGFVRINESDMVLKPDVSSFAILPWNQEKGVVARMVCDVYLPDGTPFEGDPRYVLKKVMKEAEDMGFTLNVGPELEFFLFEKENGKATTRPHDFGRYFEFAPADLAEDVRRDIVLTLLDLGFDIEASHHEVAFGQHEIDFKYGGALSTADDVMTFKYVTRTIAKLNGLHATFMPKPIFGENGSGMHVNISLSKNGENAFYDPEGDMQISDEARYFIGGLLKHVKAITAISNPLVNSYKRLVPGYEAPVYIAWSGANRSSLIRIPAARGKGTRVELRSPDPSCNPYITFAAILAAGLDGIRNKIDPGENREENIFELSDKGLQELGIDTLPPTIKDSANYLAEDELLREALGEHVHENILRLAMADWDAYRIQVHDWEVERYLNTI, encoded by the coding sequence ATGAATATCAATACCAAAGAAGATGTACTCAAGGCCATTGAGGCAAACAATGTTAAGTTTATCAGGTTGCAGTTCACGGACATTCAGGGTGTCGTGAAAGATGTCGAGATCCCGGTTACACAGGTAGAGAAAGCTCTTGGTTCGGGAATCTCCTTTGACGGCTCTTCTGTTGAAGGTTTTGTCCGTATCAATGAATCTGATATGGTTCTGAAACCTGATGTCTCCTCATTTGCAATACTTCCATGGAATCAGGAAAAGGGAGTTGTCGCGAGGATGGTGTGTGATGTCTATCTGCCTGACGGGACACCTTTTGAAGGAGATCCCAGATATGTCCTCAAGAAAGTAATGAAGGAAGCTGAAGACATGGGCTTTACACTTAACGTAGGTCCTGAGCTTGAATTCTTCCTGTTTGAAAAGGAGAATGGCAAAGCAACAACAAGGCCTCATGATTTCGGCAGGTACTTCGAGTTTGCACCTGCTGATCTTGCAGAAGATGTACGCCGTGATATCGTACTGACACTTCTGGATCTCGGATTTGATATCGAAGCATCTCACCACGAGGTCGCTTTCGGTCAGCATGAGATCGATTTCAAGTATGGCGGTGCACTGTCCACTGCTGATGATGTAATGACCTTCAAGTATGTTACCCGCACTATTGCAAAGCTCAATGGATTACATGCAACCTTCATGCCAAAGCCTATTTTTGGTGAGAACGGTTCCGGTATGCACGTGAACATTTCCCTTTCAAAGAACGGGGAGAATGCGTTCTACGATCCTGAGGGTGATATGCAGATCAGTGATGAAGCACGCTACTTCATTGGAGGTCTGCTTAAACACGTAAAGGCCATCACAGCTATTTCCAATCCACTTGTAAACTCTTACAAACGTCTCGTACCTGGTTATGAGGCTCCGGTATACATTGCCTGGTCCGGTGCCAACAGAAGCTCCCTTATCCGTATCCCTGCTGCAAGGGGCAAGGGTACACGTGTAGAGCTCAGGAGCCCTGACCCTTCATGTAACCCATACATAACCTTCGCTGCTATCCTTGCAGCAGGTCTGGATGGTATCAGGAACAAGATCGATCCGGGGGAGAACCGGGAAGAGAACATCTTCGAGCTTTCTGACAAAGGTCTCCAGGAGCTTGGCATAGACACGCTCCCTCCAACCATTAAAGATTCTGCAAACTACCTTGCTGAGGACGAACTTTTGCGTGAGGCTCTTGGTGAGCATGTCCACGAGAACATCCTCAGGCTTGCAATGGCAGACTGGGATGCATATCGTATCCAGGTTCACGACTGGGAAGTTGAAAGATATCTTAACACTATATGA
- a CDS encoding DUF1894 domain-containing protein, producing MACINDIPYEILLKGGSPKQCEEFIQKECDEVYHVKGGYKIRGVLLRGGDSIPIGVKGNDLMFQFIKPCSGLFILRIPDAQDEIEKLRNAMK from the coding sequence ATGGCCTGTATCAACGACATACCTTACGAGATCCTCCTGAAAGGAGGATCACCAAAACAATGTGAAGAGTTCATCCAGAAAGAATGTGATGAGGTGTATCACGTTAAAGGTGGTTACAAGATACGTGGAGTGCTCCTTCGCGGAGGAGATTCCATCCCCATAGGGGTCAAAGGCAACGACCTGATGTTCCAGTTCATAAAACCATGCAGCGGGCTTTTCATACTGAGGATCCCGGATGCGCAGGACGAGATAGAAAAACTGCGCAATGCCATGAAATGA
- the purM gene encoding phosphoribosylformylglycinamidine cyclo-ligase, producing MSDKHLTYADSGVDIEKEESTIKALTGGMTYRREGLGAPLTDIGHYAGLIDFGEYALAMATDGVGSKVLIANEMKRWNTMGIDCIAMNVNDLLAIGAEPVSFVDYLALEEHTDEFARQIGEGLTKGAEISRMTIVGGETATLPEIINGFDLAGTCLGMVKKDEIITGEKVQLGDVLVGIPSSGVHSNGYTLVRKIVEQSEYSYQDEFPYNKETTVGDELLIPTRIYMEVLDVIKECDVHGLAHITGSGLLKLKRVTDLGFDFTDPIEPNDVFKFLQKEGNVDDLEMYRTFNMGMGFLIILPEEDAEKAAEMTGGKIVGKIVESGIRVGDLEIV from the coding sequence TTGAGTGATAAACATCTTACATACGCAGATTCCGGAGTGGACATCGAGAAAGAGGAGTCCACAATCAAAGCACTGACCGGCGGAATGACATACAGACGCGAAGGCCTTGGAGCACCTCTCACTGATATTGGTCACTATGCAGGACTTATCGATTTCGGGGAGTATGCACTGGCAATGGCCACTGATGGTGTCGGTTCAAAAGTACTCATCGCAAACGAGATGAAGCGCTGGAACACAATGGGCATTGACTGTATCGCCATGAACGTGAACGACCTTCTGGCAATAGGTGCAGAACCGGTCAGTTTCGTGGATTACCTTGCACTTGAGGAGCACACCGACGAGTTCGCACGCCAGATCGGCGAGGGACTTACAAAGGGTGCAGAGATCTCAAGGATGACAATCGTCGGAGGAGAGACAGCCACCCTTCCGGAGATCATAAACGGCTTCGACCTTGCAGGCACATGTCTTGGAATGGTAAAGAAGGATGAAATAATCACAGGTGAAAAAGTACAGCTTGGCGATGTACTTGTAGGCATTCCAAGCAGCGGTGTCCACAGCAATGGTTACACCCTTGTCAGGAAGATAGTCGAGCAGTCAGAATACTCATACCAGGATGAGTTCCCTTACAACAAAGAGACCACCGTGGGCGATGAACTTCTCATACCAACCCGCATCTACATGGAAGTCCTCGATGTAATAAAAGAATGTGACGTCCACGGGCTTGCACACATTACCGGAAGCGGACTCCTGAAGCTCAAAAGAGTTACTGACCTCGGATTTGATTTCACTGACCCTATCGAGCCAAATGATGTTTTTAAATTCCTTCAGAAAGAAGGCAACGTCGACGACCTTGAGATGTACCGCACCTTCAACATGGGAATGGGCTTTTTGATCATCCTCCCTGAAGAAGATGCTGAGAAAGCAGCCGAAATGACCGGTGGAAAGATCGTCGGAAAGATCGTGGAAAGCGGTATCCGTGTCGGAGACCTCGAGATAGTGTAA
- a CDS encoding aspartate kinase has translation MRYVMKFGGTSIADGKKIRHVAQLLINYREAGNEVVAITSALGGVTDGLLNNAAEASQKGKVAQIKEFMTDLAKKHYDAIGFAIDDERIADEAIEAIDSRIDELEKALIGICYLGELTPRSIDYISSYGERLAVPIISGAIRSLGTDSMPFTGGEAGIITTSDYGNAQPLEKSYEQVENNISALVETSIPVITGFIAEDKKGIITTLGRGGSDFTASIVGASIHADEIWLWKEVHGIMTTDPRIVPEASSIPQISYIEAMEMSYFGAKVLHPRAIEPAIKHGIPVRVKNTFDTEYPGTLVVADQTRSEDVVKAVTLIRNVTAINISGAGMVGAIGTAARIFSALAKAGVNIVMISQSSSEANMSLVIDDAHLKKALKALKSEFNKDVVKEVAHDKDVCVVAVVGAGMDGIPGVAGKVFGALGKGKINVIMISQGSSQHNISFAIKEKDAENAVKVLHQEFGLGSKEETGQ, from the coding sequence ATGAGATATGTAATGAAATTTGGCGGTACATCCATTGCTGATGGAAAAAAGATACGTCATGTTGCGCAACTTTTGATCAACTACAGGGAAGCCGGTAATGAGGTAGTTGCCATAACTTCAGCCCTTGGCGGTGTTACTGACGGGTTGCTCAACAATGCAGCGGAAGCATCACAGAAAGGAAAGGTCGCCCAGATCAAGGAGTTCATGACAGACCTTGCCAAAAAGCACTACGATGCCATCGGGTTTGCAATTGATGATGAGAGGATCGCCGACGAGGCCATCGAGGCCATTGACAGCCGTATAGACGAACTTGAAAAAGCACTTATCGGCATCTGTTACCTTGGTGAGCTGACACCACGTTCTATTGACTATATATCATCATATGGAGAACGCCTTGCAGTCCCTATCATAAGCGGTGCCATACGCTCACTTGGAACTGACTCAATGCCATTCACAGGCGGAGAGGCAGGCATAATTACTACAAGTGATTACGGAAATGCACAACCTCTTGAAAAAAGCTATGAGCAGGTGGAGAACAACATCTCGGCCCTCGTGGAGACCTCGATCCCTGTCATAACCGGATTCATCGCAGAGGACAAGAAAGGGATCATAACGACCCTTGGACGTGGCGGCTCCGACTTTACCGCATCCATTGTGGGTGCTTCCATTCATGCAGACGAGATCTGGCTATGGAAAGAAGTGCACGGCATCATGACCACAGACCCGAGGATCGTACCCGAAGCATCATCCATACCACAGATATCATACATCGAAGCAATGGAAATGTCATATTTCGGTGCCAAGGTGCTTCACCCACGTGCCATCGAACCTGCAATTAAGCACGGCATCCCTGTTCGCGTCAAAAATACTTTCGATACAGAATATCCCGGCACTCTTGTAGTCGCAGACCAGACACGCAGTGAGGATGTTGTAAAAGCAGTGACACTTATCAGAAATGTGACTGCCATCAACATATCAGGAGCAGGTATGGTGGGAGCAATAGGTACGGCAGCAAGGATCTTTTCCGCACTGGCAAAGGCAGGCGTCAACATCGTCATGATCAGCCAGAGTTCATCCGAAGCCAATATGTCCCTTGTTATTGATGATGCCCACCTTAAAAAGGCTCTGAAAGCATTGAAGTCCGAGTTCAACAAAGATGTTGTCAAAGAAGTCGCCCATGACAAGGACGTTTGTGTTGTCGCTGTGGTAGGTGCCGGAATGGATGGCATCCCGGGCGTTGCAGGAAAGGTGTTCGGAGCCCTTGGAAAAGGTAAGATCAATGTGATAATGATAAGCCAGGGATCATCACAGCATAACATTTCCTTCGCTATCAAGGAGAAAGATGCAGAAAATGCAGTAAAGGTGCTGCACCAGGAGTTCGGTCTTGGATCAAAAGAGGAAACCGGACAATAA
- a CDS encoding S-layer protein domain-containing protein, translated as MKYIHFVLIAIFAMLFAATPAASLEPSDPIIHYSDSVVEINTELSLAQGYSLKIVDINEDNGDVWVEVRHNGKLVEDGDGTGKENDPFEYILTVEAEDDDEEDEEYLIFRVTPKELVTSGKDTATRIRIEQFRDPTRNTKDFLIYDRSDSVDIGDEMGLEEGYTLSASDLDVDDQTITVTLKKNDHVVKEIKEMEAGDIFSYYKNVNGETRTIFIAKVYDFFESNENHILFLKEISQREDVEVETDVDIRVEGLSGNTVREDERAIIFYDLGDDASKVTIYVDDDRIDVRYDVDEGSYPAVTDELDRGTHEILIETVSTDGSVSSKETSFTVQAKASSGESDPEGEEEETSVTEQVEEIIDDGENATSNVTEGVSDSARDAIGSTAFTYIVVAVLLALTVFFFKREFS; from the coding sequence ATGAAATATATACATTTTGTACTCATAGCAATATTTGCCATGCTGTTTGCAGCAACGCCTGCAGCATCCCTTGAACCGTCCGACCCCATAATACATTACTCGGACAGTGTTGTGGAAATAAACACGGAACTTTCCCTTGCCCAGGGATACTCACTCAAGATCGTTGACATCAACGAAGACAACGGAGATGTCTGGGTAGAGGTACGTCACAACGGGAAACTGGTAGAAGATGGTGACGGGACCGGCAAGGAGAACGATCCTTTCGAATACATACTCACCGTCGAAGCAGAAGATGACGATGAAGAGGATGAAGAATACCTGATATTCCGGGTTACCCCTAAAGAGCTTGTAACCAGCGGGAAAGATACTGCCACAAGGATAAGGATCGAGCAGTTCCGCGATCCTACAAGGAACACAAAGGACTTCCTGATATACGACCGATCGGATTCTGTGGATATAGGGGATGAGATGGGACTGGAGGAAGGTTACACCCTTTCAGCATCCGACCTTGATGTGGATGACCAGACCATCACAGTAACACTGAAAAAGAACGACCACGTGGTCAAAGAAATAAAGGAAATGGAAGCAGGGGATATCTTCAGCTACTACAAGAATGTGAACGGAGAGACCCGTACGATCTTCATTGCAAAGGTCTATGACTTTTTTGAGAGCAATGAGAATCACATACTCTTCCTGAAAGAGATCTCACAAAGAGAGGACGTTGAAGTTGAAACTGATGTTGATATCAGGGTCGAAGGACTTTCAGGGAACACTGTCAGGGAGGATGAAAGGGCCATCATATTCTATGACCTTGGAGATGATGCTTCCAAAGTAACGATCTATGTTGATGATGACAGGATAGATGTCAGATACGATGTAGATGAGGGATCATATCCCGCAGTTACGGACGAGCTTGACCGGGGAACACATGAGATACTAATAGAAACAGTTTCAACAGACGGTAGCGTGTCCTCCAAAGAGACATCTTTCACAGTTCAGGCAAAGGCCTCATCAGGAGAGAGTGATCCAGAAGGAGAAGAAGAAGAAACATCAGTAACAGAACAAGTCGAAGAGATAATAGATGATGGTGAGAACGCAACTTCCAATGTTACCGAAGGAGTTTCAGACTCTGCCAGAGATGCGATCGGTTCCACAGCATTCACATACATCGTGGTTGCTGTACTTCTTGCACTCACAGTTTTCTTCTTTAAGAGAGAGTTTAGCTGA
- a CDS encoding cofactor-independent phosphoglycerate mutase codes for MKYIILIGDGMADYPLDELGGKTVLQNASTPNMDYMTKNGLAGLAINVPEGLPPGSDVANMSVMGYDPDVYYSGRAPLEAASMGIPLESNDVAFRCNLITLNDDHIADHSAGHITSEEAKELMEAIDLEIGTDELKFYPGISYRHLLVASNDLGAKADCTPPHDVIGGDRKEHMPKGEGSDVLSRLIEESIPILESHPVNEKRIKEGKNPANSIWFWGQGYAPSFRTFNELYGLTGSVISAVDLIKGLGIYAGLDVIEVPGATGYLDTNYVGKAEYAMESLKNRDIVVVHVEAPDEAGHMGDLDAKIQAVEDFDEKVVGTVLRAAKEDDEDYTVVVLPDHPTPIVLRTHTSDPVPFLVYSTLENDVDSVETFDEDAMKEGSLGTVRGCDIVQMLIDKAKQG; via the coding sequence TTGAAATATATTATTCTCATTGGTGATGGAATGGCGGATTACCCCCTGGATGAGTTGGGAGGTAAGACGGTTCTCCAGAATGCCAGCACTCCGAACATGGACTACATGACAAAGAACGGCCTGGCAGGGCTTGCTATCAATGTTCCCGAAGGCCTTCCTCCGGGAAGCGACGTTGCGAACATGTCTGTCATGGGCTATGATCCGGATGTCTATTATTCAGGCCGCGCTCCACTCGAGGCTGCCAGTATGGGGATCCCTCTGGAATCGAATGATGTTGCGTTCAGGTGCAACCTCATAACATTGAACGATGATCATATTGCAGATCACAGTGCAGGGCATATTACGAGCGAAGAGGCAAAGGAGCTCATGGAGGCCATCGACCTTGAGATTGGGACAGATGAGCTGAAATTCTATCCCGGGATCAGTTACAGACACCTGCTCGTGGCATCAAATGACCTCGGAGCTAAGGCAGATTGTACGCCACCCCATGACGTGATAGGCGGGGATAGGAAGGAACACATGCCAAAAGGTGAAGGCAGCGATGTCCTTTCCAGGCTGATCGAGGAATCCATCCCGATACTTGAGAGCCATCCTGTCAATGAGAAAAGGATAAAGGAAGGTAAGAATCCTGCAAATTCAATCTGGTTCTGGGGACAGGGATATGCCCCTTCCTTCCGCACTTTCAATGAGCTTTATGGACTCACAGGTTCTGTTATCTCGGCTGTTGACCTGATAAAAGGTCTTGGAATATACGCCGGGCTTGATGTCATAGAGGTCCCGGGTGCGACAGGATACCTTGATACCAATTATGTAGGCAAGGCCGAATATGCCATGGAGTCCCTCAAGAATAGGGATATTGTGGTAGTCCATGTGGAAGCCCCTGATGAGGCAGGCCATATGGGTGACCTGGATGCCAAGATCCAGGCAGTAGAGGATTTTGACGAGAAGGTTGTGGGCACTGTCCTGCGCGCTGCAAAGGAAGATGATGAAGACTATACGGTAGTCGTGCTTCCGGATCACCCTACGCCGATCGTACTCAGGACCCATACGTCTGATCCGGTTCCGTTCCTGGTCTACTCGACTCTTGAGAATGATGTGGATAGCGTGGAAACGTTCGACGAGGATGCCATGAAGGAAGGATCCCTTGGAACTGTTCGTGGATGCGACATTGTCCAGATGCTTATTGATAAAGCAAAGCAGGGCTGA
- a CDS encoding Hsp20/alpha crystallin family protein has product MKFGLTRRGPSGLSRWDPFEEIRQTQEHLNQLFREVSPFGGWLEGSSFTPLMDIKEEGDNVIVTADLPGVDKKDINVTVKDNIIEISAECKKESEEKEGGYTQRERTYSRFSRSAVLPSNVTDEGAKAKLEDGVLTITLAKTKAEEKPKIMIE; this is encoded by the coding sequence ATGAAATTCGGTTTAACACGTAGGGGTCCCTCTGGATTATCCCGCTGGGATCCATTTGAAGAGATCAGGCAGACACAGGAACACCTCAACCAGTTGTTCAGGGAAGTCTCACCTTTCGGAGGCTGGCTGGAGGGAAGTTCGTTCACACCTCTTATGGATATCAAGGAAGAGGGTGACAACGTCATAGTTACTGCTGACCTTCCCGGGGTTGACAAGAAAGATATCAACGTAACTGTAAAAGACAATATCATCGAGATCAGTGCGGAATGCAAAAAGGAAAGTGAGGAAAAGGAAGGGGGATATACTCAGAGAGAGCGCACTTACAGTCGTTTCTCAAGATCTGCAGTCCTTCCATCCAATGTCACCGATGAAGGTGCAAAGGCAAAGCTTGAGGATGGTGTTCTGACCATTACCCTTGCAAAGACAAAAGCTGAAGAAAAGCCGAAGATCATGATCGAGTGA
- a CDS encoding coenzyme F420-0:L-glutamate ligase, whose protein sequence is MRMELFTVEDLPLIQKGDDIAAMICERTELEDHDCVVIASTIVAKAEGAMVLKSAVVPSERAMNIAKRLGKEPALVQAVLDRSANVIVEFPLLLVENLNGHVSINAGIDDSNVEDNYFLELPHDPDASAKAIGEEIANICGRDVSVIITDTNGRAFKIGQTGVAVGAYHMHPIRNWRGEKDLFGKELEITEEAVADEVSSAANLLMGEAAGGYPVVIVRGYEHHTTDDVSVKEMYRPENEDIIRKGLRCLRQSSD, encoded by the coding sequence TTGAGGATGGAACTGTTTACTGTTGAGGACCTGCCGCTTATTCAGAAAGGAGATGACATTGCGGCTATGATATGTGAGCGCACAGAACTTGAGGACCATGATTGTGTGGTGATCGCTTCCACCATCGTAGCAAAGGCTGAAGGTGCAATGGTACTGAAAAGTGCTGTGGTGCCATCCGAACGCGCCATGAATATTGCGAAACGACTGGGAAAAGAACCTGCACTTGTGCAGGCGGTCCTTGACAGAAGTGCTAATGTGATCGTGGAATTCCCTTTGTTACTTGTGGAGAACCTCAATGGGCACGTGAGCATCAATGCCGGTATAGATGATTCCAACGTTGAAGATAATTATTTCCTGGAACTTCCGCACGATCCGGATGCTTCCGCAAAGGCAATAGGTGAAGAAATAGCCAACATCTGTGGCAGGGATGTGAGTGTTATCATCACTGATACCAATGGGAGGGCTTTCAAGATAGGTCAGACGGGTGTTGCAGTGGGTGCCTATCACATGCACCCTATCAGGAACTGGCGCGGAGAAAAAGATCTCTTTGGGAAAGAGCTGGAGATCACGGAGGAAGCGGTTGCAGATGAGGTCTCTTCGGCTGCGAACCTTCTGATGGGGGAGGCCGCAGGAGGATATCCTGTAGTGATTGTACGCGGTTATGAACATCATACTACTGACGATGTTAGCGTGAAGGAAATGTATCGTCCGGAGAATGAGGATATAATTAGAAAAGGTTTAAGGTGCCTTCGTCAGTCCTCTGACTGA
- a CDS encoding cytidine/deoxycytidylate deaminase family protein yields MTERPSIDEYFLEIASVVAKRSTCLRNKVGAVIVRDKRILSTGYNGAPSNMEHCLEIGCIRQKNNIASGTMHEKCRAVHAEQNAIIQAALHGVGIGGATVYCTHQPCILCAKMIINSNIKRVVFSTKYPDTDTPEFFRAAGVEMVNLQSED; encoded by the coding sequence ATGACCGAGAGACCATCAATTGATGAATATTTCCTGGAGATCGCTTCAGTGGTGGCAAAGCGTTCCACCTGCCTTAGAAACAAGGTCGGAGCGGTTATTGTCCGTGACAAAAGGATACTTTCCACAGGTTACAACGGTGCACCCAGTAACATGGAACACTGCCTTGAAATCGGTTGCATAAGACAGAAGAACAACATCGCATCAGGCACCATGCATGAAAAATGCCGTGCAGTTCACGCTGAGCAGAACGCCATCATACAGGCAGCACTACATGGAGTGGGTATCGGAGGAGCTACAGTATACTGCACCCACCAGCCCTGCATACTCTGTGCGAAGATGATAATAAATTCCAATATCAAGAGAGTTGTATTCAGTACAAAATACCCTGACACAGATACCCCTGAGTTCTTCAGGGCCGCAGGTGTGGAAATGGTGAACCTTCAGTCAGAGGACTGA